The Vibrio chagasii genome includes a region encoding these proteins:
- a CDS encoding protein-disulfide reductase DsbD: MRRLATLLFVCISLFTQPAWALFGNDNAEPSFGGNNNGFVPVDQAFPFNYYQQDGKVLLDWQVKEGYYLYQHSLSFSGQNLAIGNVELEDGKPHQDEFFGEVSVYTQPLFVQVPLQSYQDGSQLIVKYQGCAEAGFCYPPETRVIDIAPFEATDSSDTAAKTTSNQANTSPQVASPKAEVANNTTPQSNAPVSKEASLADKLGDSWWTPLLFLALGVGLAFTPCVLPMYPILTGIVLGGGKLSQGRALMLSFIYVQGMALTYTLLGLVVASAGMQFQAAMQHPYVLIALSVLFVALAMSMFGVYNLQLPSSVQTWLNNQSNKQQGGNTLGVFAMGAISGLVCSPCTTAPLSGALLYVAQSGDLFTGAIALYALAMGMGIPLILVAVFGNKLLPKAGSWMDKVKVVFGFILLAAPIFLLERIIPELWATVLWSALGFIAFGWLYHSKNALPFGGWKQSAVGIIAMLGLFASAQPALNYWFAEKSVVVEQQIQFARINTVEELEIQLIEAKKLGKPVMLDFYADWCVACKEFEKYTFHQADVENKLSDFVLLQADVTRNMPQNIELLKQLQVLGLPTIEFWDSEGNHVPNARVTGFMPADVFLKHMQDHQL, translated from the coding sequence ATGCGACGACTTGCCACATTACTTTTTGTTTGTATTTCCCTGTTCACCCAGCCTGCGTGGGCGCTTTTTGGAAATGACAACGCCGAGCCAAGCTTCGGAGGCAATAACAACGGTTTTGTTCCTGTAGACCAAGCTTTCCCTTTCAATTACTACCAGCAAGATGGCAAGGTGCTTCTCGACTGGCAGGTAAAAGAAGGCTACTACCTCTATCAACATAGCCTCTCTTTTAGCGGCCAAAATCTCGCTATCGGTAATGTTGAGTTAGAAGATGGTAAGCCACACCAAGATGAGTTCTTTGGTGAGGTGAGTGTTTATACTCAGCCGCTATTCGTACAAGTTCCCCTACAAAGTTACCAAGATGGCTCGCAGCTGATCGTTAAGTATCAAGGCTGTGCCGAGGCTGGCTTCTGCTACCCTCCAGAAACTCGCGTCATCGACATTGCACCGTTTGAAGCGACGGACTCAAGCGACACTGCAGCTAAAACTACCAGTAACCAAGCGAACACTTCACCACAAGTTGCTTCTCCAAAAGCAGAGGTGGCAAATAACACAACACCACAATCAAACGCACCCGTTTCAAAGGAAGCGAGCCTAGCCGATAAACTCGGTGACAGTTGGTGGACCCCATTACTGTTCTTAGCGCTCGGTGTTGGCTTAGCCTTCACACCGTGTGTTCTGCCTATGTATCCAATCCTAACGGGCATCGTGTTGGGTGGTGGCAAACTCAGCCAAGGTCGCGCGCTGATGTTGTCCTTCATCTACGTGCAAGGCATGGCGCTAACTTACACCCTACTGGGTTTGGTGGTTGCCTCTGCGGGTATGCAATTCCAAGCTGCGATGCAACATCCTTATGTGCTGATTGCGTTGAGCGTTCTATTCGTAGCATTAGCGATGTCGATGTTCGGCGTATATAACCTACAACTGCCGAGCAGTGTCCAAACTTGGCTGAATAACCAAAGCAACAAGCAGCAAGGTGGCAATACCTTGGGCGTGTTCGCGATGGGTGCTATCTCTGGCTTGGTATGTTCACCTTGTACTACGGCACCACTCTCGGGTGCGCTGCTGTATGTTGCTCAAAGTGGCGACCTATTTACCGGTGCGATTGCTCTGTATGCATTAGCTATGGGTATGGGCATTCCGCTAATCTTGGTTGCGGTATTTGGCAATAAGCTACTGCCAAAAGCAGGCAGCTGGATGGATAAAGTGAAGGTCGTATTCGGCTTTATCTTGTTGGCAGCACCAATCTTCCTACTAGAACGCATCATCCCAGAACTATGGGCAACGGTGCTTTGGTCTGCCCTTGGCTTCATCGCCTTCGGTTGGTTGTATCACAGCAAGAACGCACTGCCATTTGGTGGTTGGAAGCAGAGCGCTGTGGGCATCATCGCAATGCTTGGTCTGTTTGCTTCTGCTCAACCTGCACTAAATTACTGGTTTGCAGAAAAGAGCGTTGTAGTGGAACAACAGATCCAGTTTGCTCGAATTAACACCGTTGAAGAGCTTGAAATCCAGCTCATCGAAGCGAAGAAACTAGGCAAGCCAGTGATGCTCGACTTCTACGCCGATTGGTGTGTGGCGTGTAAAGAGTTTGAGAAGTACACCTTCCATCAAGCAGACGTCGAGAACAAACTGTCTGACTTCGTGTTACTTCAAGCAGACGTGACGCGAAACATGCCTCAAAACATTGAATTGCTGAAGCAACTGCAAGTACTTGGCTTACCAACCATTGAGTTCTGGGATAGCGAGGGTAACCATGTTCCAAATGCTCGTGTGACTGGTTTTATGCCTGCCGATGTATTCCTAAAACACATGCAAGACCACCAGCTATAA
- a CDS encoding response regulator — translation MDSTYTIIIADDHPLFRNALFQSVHMAISGANLLEADSLDALLTLLKKEDEPDLLLLDLKMPGANGMSGLIQLRAEYPDLPIVVISASEDASVVTQVKSHGAFGFIPKSSDMRELVSALNQVLNGDPFFPEGLITNNTACSDLAEKIATLTPQQYKVLGMLSDGLLNKQIAYELNVSEATIKAHMTAIFRKLDVKNRTQAVILLQEVHN, via the coding sequence ATGGACTCGACCTACACCATCATCATTGCAGATGACCACCCTCTCTTCCGCAACGCCCTATTTCAGTCGGTTCATATGGCGATCAGCGGTGCGAACCTACTTGAGGCCGACTCTCTCGACGCGTTACTGACTCTGCTTAAAAAAGAAGATGAACCCGACCTGCTGCTGCTCGACCTAAAAATGCCGGGAGCCAATGGAATGTCTGGTCTGATTCAACTTCGTGCGGAATACCCAGATCTACCGATTGTCGTGATCTCAGCGAGTGAAGACGCTAGCGTTGTCACTCAAGTGAAAAGCCATGGTGCGTTTGGCTTTATTCCAAAGTCGAGTGACATGCGTGAATTGGTGAGTGCACTCAATCAAGTGCTGAATGGCGACCCCTTCTTCCCTGAAGGGCTGATTACCAACAATACTGCCTGTAGCGACCTTGCGGAAAAAATTGCCACACTGACGCCTCAGCAATACAAGGTATTAGGGATGCTTTCTGACGGCCTGCTGAACAAGCAAATCGCCTATGAATTGAATGTTTCGGAAGCGACCATCAAAGCGCATATGACAGCCATCTTCCGTAAACTGGATGTGAAAAACCGAACTCAAGCAGTTATCTTGCTACAAGAAGTCCATAACTAG
- a CDS encoding potassium/proton antiporter, which produces MDAITINHLFLTGAVLIAISVLFSQVSSRLGVPILLIFLFVGMLAGEDGPGGINFDDYSLTYLVSNLALAVILLDGGMRTKVASFKVAFWPSLSLATIGVACTATLTGLMAAWLFDLSLMQGILVGAIVGSTDAAAVFSLLKGQSLNERVGSTLEIESGTNDPMAVFLTVTLIALLGTPDVEMGMNFLLKSFAMQFGVGTLIGLGGGWVLWSLINRIQLADGLYSILVLSGGVALFAFSNMLGGSGILSIYLVGLFIGNRPTRSRHSILNVLDGMTWLSQIVMFLVLGLLVTPSTLMDIALPALALAFGMILFARPLSVWLGLLPFRRFTTKERWFVSWVGLRGAVPIILAVFPMMAGLPNAQLYFNIAFFVVMVSLIVQGGSLMKVARLAQVTLPPTPTPVSRTGIEIYPTSEWEMFVYKLKEEKWCVGEPLKRLSMPEGTRITALFRQDALLHPSGSTVLEANDILCVLGQDKDLDSLSELFSEAPEAEEAARFFGDFFLEVGLSIAAVSDCYGIELGSEEERDMTLKQLADRELGAHPVLGDSFEWHDINWVVAEIEDHKVVKLGLCLPKTTLEEDMSEA; this is translated from the coding sequence TTGGACGCAATAACTATTAATCACTTATTTTTAACTGGTGCCGTGCTTATCGCCATCAGTGTGCTTTTCTCACAAGTGTCCTCACGATTGGGCGTTCCGATTCTTTTGATCTTTTTGTTTGTTGGTATGTTGGCGGGCGAAGATGGCCCCGGCGGCATCAATTTTGACGACTATTCATTAACTTACTTGGTGAGTAACCTCGCGCTTGCCGTGATACTGCTTGATGGTGGTATGCGCACTAAGGTGGCGAGTTTTAAGGTCGCGTTTTGGCCTTCGCTGTCGTTAGCCACGATAGGTGTAGCTTGTACTGCGACTCTCACCGGCTTAATGGCGGCTTGGCTATTCGACTTATCACTGATGCAAGGCATTCTAGTGGGCGCGATTGTGGGCTCGACTGATGCTGCGGCGGTATTTTCTCTGCTCAAAGGACAGAGCCTCAACGAGCGTGTTGGGTCAACCTTAGAGATAGAGTCCGGTACCAACGACCCAATGGCGGTCTTCCTAACGGTGACCTTAATCGCACTACTTGGCACCCCAGATGTCGAGATGGGGATGAACTTCCTGCTGAAAAGCTTCGCGATGCAATTTGGTGTTGGTACCCTTATTGGTCTTGGTGGCGGTTGGGTTCTGTGGAGTCTAATCAACCGAATACAGTTGGCTGATGGTCTTTACTCGATTCTGGTACTGAGCGGCGGTGTGGCTCTGTTTGCTTTCTCTAACATGCTTGGCGGCAGTGGTATCTTGTCTATTTACCTTGTGGGCTTGTTTATTGGTAATCGTCCAACACGCTCTCGACACTCGATTCTCAATGTCCTTGATGGCATGACGTGGTTAAGCCAAATCGTGATGTTCTTGGTGTTGGGTTTATTGGTCACACCATCGACACTGATGGACATTGCTCTGCCTGCGCTAGCATTGGCTTTCGGTATGATTTTGTTTGCTCGTCCGCTGTCGGTTTGGTTAGGTTTGCTACCATTTCGACGTTTTACCACCAAGGAGCGTTGGTTTGTTTCTTGGGTTGGGTTACGTGGCGCGGTGCCGATCATTTTGGCGGTGTTCCCGATGATGGCTGGCCTGCCTAATGCTCAGCTGTATTTCAATATCGCCTTCTTCGTGGTTATGGTGTCGCTGATTGTTCAAGGCGGCAGCTTAATGAAAGTCGCGAGATTGGCTCAAGTGACGCTGCCTCCAACGCCGACACCTGTTTCACGCACTGGTATCGAGATCTACCCGACCAGTGAGTGGGAGATGTTTGTCTACAAGTTGAAAGAAGAGAAGTGGTGTGTCGGTGAGCCGCTTAAGCGCTTATCGATGCCGGAAGGAACACGTATTACCGCACTGTTTCGACAGGACGCCTTGCTTCATCCATCGGGCAGTACAGTATTGGAAGCGAACGATATTCTTTGTGTGCTTGGTCAAGACAAAGACTTAGATAGCTTAAGTGAGTTGTTCAGTGAAGCGCCTGAGGCTGAAGAGGCTGCGCGATTCTTTGGTGATTTCTTCCTTGAGGTTGGCTTGTCGATTGCTGCGGTGAGTGACTGCTATGGCATTGAGCTTGGCTCGGAAGAAGAGCGCGACATGACGTTAAAACAATTGGCTGATCGCGAGCTTGGCGCGCACCCAGTATTGGGCGATAGCTTCGAGTGGCATGACATCAATTGGGTGGTTGCAGAGATAGAGGATCATAAAGTCGTCAAGCTGGGTTTGTGTTTGCCTAAGACGACTTTAGAAGAGGATATGAGTGAAGCCTAG
- a CDS encoding DUF4212 domain-containing protein — protein sequence MAFESTEHAQAYWKENLGIMGTLLAIWFAVSYGAGILFVDALNTIQFGGFKLGFWFAQQGSIYTFVALIFIYVVRMNALDKKYNVQED from the coding sequence ATGGCGTTCGAATCTACGGAACATGCTCAAGCCTACTGGAAGGAAAACTTGGGAATTATGGGAACACTGCTCGCGATCTGGTTCGCAGTGTCTTACGGCGCAGGCATCTTATTTGTTGATGCCCTCAACACCATTCAGTTTGGCGGGTTTAAGCTCGGCTTTTGGTTCGCTCAACAAGGTTCGATATACACCTTCGTGGCGCTGATATTCATTTACGTTGTCCGCATGAATGCGCTCGACAAAAAATACAACGTACAGGAAGACTAG
- a CDS encoding sodium:solute symporter family protein — MDIQTWTFILVGITFALYIGIAIWARAGSTSEFYVAGGGVHPVANGMATAADWMSAASFISMAGIISFVGYDGAVYLMGWTGGYVLLALCLAPYLRKFGQFTVPDFIGERYYSKTARMVAVFCAIFVSFTYVAGQMRGVGVVFSRFLEVDINLGIIIGMGIVFFYAVLGGMKGITYTQVAQFCVLIFAFLVPAIFTSIMMTGNPLPQVGMGSTISGTDVYLLDKLDGLTEELGFTAYTEGNKSMVDVFFICAALMVGTAGLPHVIIRFFTVPKVRDARISAGWALLFISLLYTTAPGVAAFARVNMIETINGPDMQGVAAADAPSWYKNWESTGLVGWEDKNGDDKMFYSGDERNEMKINRDIIVLASPELAKLPNWVVALLAAGGLAAALSTAAGLLLVISTSISHDLLKKGFRPNMTDKQELLAARLAAMVAIIGAGYLGINPPGFVAQVVAFAFGLAAASFFPAIILGIFYKKMNKEGAIAGMLTGIAFTASYIIYFKFINPAASTPENWWFGISPEGIGTLGMCLNFVVSIAVNKVTAEVPQDVQEMVENIRYPKGAGEAHDH, encoded by the coding sequence ATGGATATTCAAACTTGGACGTTTATTCTCGTCGGTATCACTTTCGCACTGTATATCGGCATCGCAATCTGGGCTCGCGCAGGGTCTACGAGTGAATTCTACGTTGCGGGCGGTGGTGTACACCCAGTAGCAAACGGTATGGCGACAGCCGCTGACTGGATGTCGGCAGCGTCATTCATCTCAATGGCAGGTATCATCTCATTCGTTGGTTACGACGGTGCGGTTTACCTAATGGGCTGGACAGGTGGTTATGTACTACTTGCGCTATGTTTAGCACCTTACCTACGTAAGTTCGGTCAGTTTACGGTTCCTGATTTTATCGGCGAACGTTACTACTCGAAAACAGCACGTATGGTAGCGGTATTCTGTGCAATCTTCGTATCATTCACATACGTTGCAGGTCAAATGCGTGGTGTGGGCGTAGTATTCTCTCGTTTCCTAGAGGTCGACATTAACCTAGGTATCATCATTGGTATGGGTATTGTGTTCTTCTACGCAGTACTTGGTGGCATGAAAGGCATCACTTATACGCAGGTAGCTCAATTCTGTGTCCTCATTTTCGCCTTCCTTGTTCCAGCAATCTTCACGTCAATCATGATGACAGGTAACCCGCTTCCACAAGTTGGTATGGGTTCAACGATTTCAGGCACAGACGTTTACCTACTCGATAAACTGGATGGACTGACTGAAGAGCTCGGATTTACCGCCTATACCGAAGGTAACAAGAGCATGGTGGATGTATTCTTCATCTGTGCAGCTCTAATGGTGGGTACTGCAGGTCTTCCACACGTAATCATCCGTTTCTTCACAGTACCGAAAGTACGTGATGCTCGTATCTCAGCAGGTTGGGCACTACTGTTCATCTCATTGCTATACACAACAGCACCAGGCGTTGCAGCATTCGCTCGTGTAAACATGATTGAAACGATTAACGGCCCAGACATGCAAGGTGTCGCAGCAGCAGACGCACCTAGCTGGTACAAAAACTGGGAAAGCACTGGTCTAGTAGGTTGGGAAGATAAGAACGGCGATGACAAAATGTTCTACTCGGGCGATGAGCGCAACGAGATGAAGATTAACCGTGACATCATCGTACTGGCTTCTCCAGAACTAGCAAAACTACCAAACTGGGTTGTTGCGCTACTGGCAGCCGGTGGCCTAGCAGCCGCACTATCAACAGCCGCTGGTCTACTATTGGTTATCTCAACATCGATTTCACATGACTTGTTGAAGAAAGGCTTCAGACCAAACATGACCGACAAGCAGGAGCTACTAGCCGCTCGTTTGGCAGCAATGGTCGCGATTATCGGTGCAGGTTACTTGGGTATTAACCCACCAGGCTTCGTAGCTCAGGTGGTAGCGTTTGCCTTCGGCTTAGCCGCAGCATCCTTCTTCCCAGCAATTATCCTAGGTATCTTCTACAAGAAGATGAACAAGGAAGGTGCGATTGCAGGTATGTTGACAGGTATTGCCTTCACAGCAAGCTACATCATCTACTTCAAGTTCATTAACCCAGCAGCAAGCACACCTGAAAACTGGTGGTTTGGTATCAGCCCAGAAGGCATCGGTACACTAGGTATGTGTCTAAACTTCGTAGTTTCAATTGCGGTAAACAAAGTGACTGCTGAAGTACCACAAGACGTACAAGAGATGGTTGAAAACATCCGTTACCCTAAGGGTGCTGGTGAAGCTCACGACCACTAA
- a CDS encoding class II fumarate hydratase: protein MTLQYRIEKDSMGEVKVPADALYQAQTQRAADNFAFSSHKMPTSFIQALALIKQAAADTNAQLGLLEGDIANAIADASQEIIDGKHLDQFPIDVYQTGSGTSSNMNANEVIATLASRSLQGDVNPNDHVNMGQSSNDVVPTAIQVSVALTAENKLLPALSHLSEALSVKQQELAEVVKTGRTHLMDAMPITFAQELGGWKFQIEHAKQAIESTLPAIKALAQGGTAVGTGINADPRFADKFASNLSQSTKISFNSSENFFFNLSSQDAIVAFSGQLKTAAVAIMKIANDLRWMNSGPLAGLGEIELQALQPGSSIMPGKVNPVIPEAAAMAAAQVIGNDTTITVAGQSGNFQLNVMLPVIAHNVLESIELLANSSVALADRAIATFTVRQDNLDLALSKNPILVTALNPVIGYLKAADIAKKAYKEGLPILDVAERETDLSREELSKLLDPTALTQGGIAG from the coding sequence ATGACCCTACAATATCGAATTGAAAAAGACAGCATGGGGGAAGTAAAAGTCCCAGCTGATGCACTCTACCAAGCACAAACTCAACGTGCCGCAGATAACTTCGCGTTTAGCTCCCACAAAATGCCCACCAGCTTTATCCAAGCACTGGCGTTAATCAAACAAGCTGCTGCTGACACCAATGCTCAATTAGGTTTATTGGAAGGCGATATTGCCAATGCGATCGCCGATGCGAGCCAAGAGATCATTGATGGCAAACATCTCGATCAATTCCCGATCGATGTCTACCAAACCGGCTCTGGTACTAGCTCTAACATGAACGCCAACGAAGTGATTGCAACACTCGCTTCCAGAAGTTTGCAAGGCGACGTGAACCCGAACGATCACGTCAATATGGGCCAAAGCAGTAACGATGTGGTGCCAACCGCGATCCAAGTCAGTGTCGCACTCACTGCGGAAAACAAGCTGCTACCAGCACTAAGTCACTTGTCTGAAGCACTGAGCGTTAAACAGCAAGAGCTTGCTGAGGTCGTGAAAACCGGCCGTACTCACCTAATGGATGCGATGCCGATTACCTTTGCTCAAGAGTTGGGTGGCTGGAAGTTCCAGATTGAACACGCTAAACAAGCGATTGAAAGCACCCTGCCTGCTATTAAAGCGCTTGCTCAAGGTGGAACGGCGGTTGGCACAGGCATCAATGCTGATCCCCGCTTTGCCGATAAGTTTGCAAGTAACCTGTCGCAGTCGACAAAGATCAGCTTTAACTCGAGTGAAAACTTCTTTTTTAACCTCAGCAGTCAAGACGCGATCGTTGCCTTTTCGGGTCAGCTCAAAACTGCAGCAGTTGCGATCATGAAGATCGCAAACGATCTTCGCTGGATGAACTCTGGCCCATTAGCTGGCTTAGGAGAAATTGAATTGCAGGCGCTACAGCCAGGCTCATCGATCATGCCGGGCAAAGTGAACCCTGTAATACCAGAAGCCGCAGCAATGGCCGCTGCGCAGGTGATTGGTAACGACACCACCATTACAGTAGCTGGCCAGTCTGGCAACTTCCAACTGAATGTGATGCTGCCAGTGATTGCTCATAACGTATTAGAAAGTATCGAGCTTTTAGCTAACAGCTCTGTTGCGCTGGCAGATAGAGCAATTGCGACTTTCACTGTACGCCAAGACAATCTTGATTTAGCGCTTTCAAAGAATCCAATTTTGGTGACTGCACTTAATCCTGTGATTGGTTACCTAAAGGCAGCAGATATTGCCAAGAAAGCTTACAAAGAGGGTTTACCTATCCTTGATGTTGCAGAAAGAGAAACCGATCTTAGCCGAGAAGAACTCAGCAAGCTGCTTGACCCAACTGCTCTCACTCAAGGTGGTATCGCAGGTTAA
- a CDS encoding hybrid sensor histidine kinase/response regulator: protein MQGWVVIPVSLAYLGVLFLIAWYGDRQVRWLSRWRPWIYSLSIAVYCTSWTFYGTVGQASNNPWSFLPIYLAPILVFTLGWRILARLILIAKREHITSIADFIAARYGKSQGLAVAVTVIAVIGILPYIALQLRGITMGLDIVAPSLAQDFGYQDYHVSWFVVGALAIFTMLFGTRHIDNTEHHRGMMMAVAFESIVKLAAFLIVGLFIMYLAMSSDKIDLLDVAASTYESPNIPTLIIHTVLTMLAIVCLPRQFHTMVVENERPQDLHTARWLFPLYLILMGLFVLPIAWAGQGLLPSMPADTYVISLPMAEGANHIALLAFLGGTSAASGMVIVSTIALAIMVSNDLVMPLLLRRMRLTQRTHRHFSGLLLVIRRGLILLLLLGAWLFYQALDTIHSLSAIGFLSFAAIAQFAPALIGGLYWRPGNRKGVYVGLMVGSVIWLITLMSQTSMLAGDSQSNLLLWVITPPELLSSWDISSSNWGIVLSIVLNTLCYAVVSISTRPSLSERLQSAAFVGTPLPENENISLYQSRVTVAELEMLASRFVGRKRAKSAIQSYWQQHGQPLLPNQQAPASLIRHAERVLAGVFGASSAKLVLTSALQGRNMQLEEVATIVDEASELYDFSRGLLQGAIEHIGQGIAVVDKQMRLVAWNQRYLELFEFPAGLIQVGRPISDVIRHNAQQGLCGPGDPEDHVRRRVYHLEQGTRHTSSRIRPDGRVIEVQGNPMPSGGFVMSFTDITVFRQAEQALKDANESLESRVHERTQELEKLNHRLVKATQISDQESQSKSRFLAAVSHDLMQPLNAARLFASSLSEVAKEQEVKQLSSHIESALGAAEDLIGDLLDISRLESGKLETNIHAIAVHDVLANLNAEFSALATQQKIDFKMIPSSLFIQSDPKLLRRVIQNFLTNAFRYNPEGKVVLGARRVRGQVRIDVWDNGTGIDEDKQQEIFEEFTRGSQVRSDQGLGLGLAISKGIAHVLGHQISMRSWPGQGSVFSITLARAEQVAPVVQVAATVASSDIEHLKILCVDNEREILVGMENLIGRWGCEVKTAVDLVESLKCLDGDWKPDVIFSDYRLDNGRTGLEVLQQCRLRLGDSFEGVIISADRTDDMLAAIKANSFSFIAKPVKPLKLRAVLNRVS from the coding sequence ATGCAAGGATGGGTAGTAATTCCAGTCTCTTTAGCCTACTTGGGCGTGTTATTTCTGATCGCTTGGTATGGAGACAGGCAGGTTCGTTGGCTATCGCGTTGGCGACCGTGGATCTATAGCCTCTCTATTGCGGTGTATTGTACCTCTTGGACCTTCTATGGAACGGTGGGTCAGGCGAGCAATAACCCTTGGTCTTTCTTACCCATCTATCTTGCACCGATTTTGGTCTTCACCCTTGGGTGGCGGATCTTAGCGCGACTGATTCTGATCGCGAAGCGGGAACATATTACCTCAATTGCCGATTTCATTGCGGCTCGCTATGGTAAATCTCAAGGTTTAGCGGTAGCGGTGACGGTTATCGCAGTGATCGGTATTCTGCCTTATATCGCCTTACAACTACGTGGTATCACCATGGGGTTGGATATCGTTGCCCCGAGTCTGGCTCAAGATTTTGGCTATCAGGATTACCATGTTTCTTGGTTTGTGGTCGGTGCGCTGGCCATTTTTACCATGCTGTTTGGTACAAGGCACATAGACAATACGGAACACCACCGTGGCATGATGATGGCGGTGGCGTTTGAGTCGATCGTTAAGCTGGCGGCATTTTTGATTGTTGGCCTATTTATCATGTATTTGGCGATGAGCAGCGACAAGATTGACCTGCTCGACGTGGCGGCGAGCACTTATGAATCGCCGAATATTCCGACCTTAATTATCCATACTGTTTTGACCATGTTGGCGATTGTCTGCTTACCGCGTCAGTTCCATACCATGGTCGTTGAGAATGAACGTCCTCAAGATCTGCACACCGCTCGTTGGTTATTTCCGCTTTATCTGATTTTGATGGGGCTGTTCGTTCTGCCAATTGCATGGGCTGGGCAAGGACTGCTTCCGAGCATGCCTGCAGATACGTATGTGATCAGTCTGCCGATGGCTGAAGGCGCCAATCATATTGCCTTGCTTGCGTTCCTTGGTGGTACATCTGCTGCTAGTGGTATGGTAATTGTGTCGACCATCGCGTTGGCGATCATGGTGTCGAACGATTTAGTGATGCCGCTATTGCTGCGCCGCATGCGACTTACCCAAAGGACTCATCGCCACTTCTCTGGGTTGCTATTGGTGATTCGTCGTGGGCTTATTTTATTGCTTCTACTTGGTGCTTGGTTGTTCTATCAGGCGCTCGATACCATTCATTCCTTGTCTGCGATTGGCTTCCTTTCGTTTGCGGCGATTGCTCAATTTGCTCCGGCACTGATTGGTGGTTTGTACTGGCGCCCGGGTAATCGCAAGGGTGTTTATGTCGGTTTAATGGTTGGCTCGGTGATTTGGCTCATTACCTTGATGAGTCAAACCAGTATGTTGGCTGGCGACAGTCAAAGTAACTTGCTGCTGTGGGTCATCACACCACCAGAGTTACTCAGTAGTTGGGATATTAGCAGTTCAAACTGGGGGATAGTCCTGAGTATTGTGCTCAATACTTTGTGTTATGCCGTGGTTTCTATTTCGACCAGGCCAAGCCTAAGTGAGCGCTTACAATCGGCGGCATTTGTTGGTACGCCGCTGCCTGAAAATGAGAACATTAGCCTTTATCAAAGCCGTGTAACCGTGGCTGAACTAGAGATGCTGGCGTCGCGGTTTGTTGGTCGAAAGCGAGCGAAAAGCGCTATCCAAAGTTACTGGCAGCAACACGGTCAACCGCTGCTTCCTAATCAACAAGCGCCAGCAAGCTTGATTCGACATGCTGAGCGTGTACTGGCGGGTGTGTTTGGAGCCTCCTCCGCTAAGTTAGTACTCACTTCTGCTCTGCAGGGCAGAAATATGCAGCTTGAAGAAGTGGCAACCATCGTTGATGAAGCCTCTGAGTTGTACGATTTCAGCCGTGGCTTGCTACAAGGTGCGATTGAGCATATTGGTCAAGGTATTGCAGTGGTTGATAAACAGATGAGGCTGGTGGCATGGAATCAGCGTTACTTAGAACTGTTTGAATTCCCTGCTGGTTTGATACAAGTGGGCAGGCCGATCTCCGATGTGATTCGCCACAATGCTCAGCAAGGGTTGTGTGGTCCGGGTGACCCTGAAGATCATGTGCGTCGCCGTGTTTATCACTTGGAGCAAGGCACACGACACACCTCTTCTCGCATTCGTCCTGATGGTCGCGTGATTGAGGTGCAAGGTAATCCAATGCCGAGCGGCGGCTTTGTGATGAGCTTTACCGATATCACGGTATTCAGACAAGCAGAACAGGCGCTAAAAGACGCCAATGAAAGCTTGGAATCAAGAGTGCACGAACGAACTCAAGAACTCGAAAAACTGAACCATCGCTTGGTCAAGGCGACACAAATTTCTGATCAAGAATCGCAATCTAAGAGTCGTTTCTTGGCCGCAGTAAGCCACGATTTGATGCAGCCACTGAATGCGGCGCGCTTGTTTGCTTCGTCACTTTCGGAGGTAGCAAAAGAGCAAGAGGTGAAGCAGCTTTCATCCCATATTGAAAGTGCACTGGGTGCGGCAGAGGACTTGATTGGTGATTTGTTGGATATCTCACGATTAGAGTCCGGCAAACTGGAAACCAACATTCACGCCATTGCGGTGCATGATGTGCTCGCTAACTTGAATGCTGAATTTAGCGCCTTAGCGACGCAGCAAAAAATTGATTTCAAGATGATCCCATCATCCCTGTTTATTCAATCTGACCCTAAGTTGCTGAGACGAGTGATTCAGAACTTTTTGACTAACGCCTTCCGCTATAACCCAGAGGGGAAAGTAGTGCTCGGAGCAAGACGAGTCAGGGGGCAGGTGCGAATCGATGTGTGGGATAACGGAACCGGTATTGATGAAGACAAGCAACAAGAGATCTTCGAAGAGTTCACTCGTGGTAGCCAAGTGCGTTCCGATCAAGGTTTAGGGCTGGGGCTCGCTATTTCTAAAGGTATTGCTCATGTGCTTGGTCATCAAATATCGATGCGCTCATGGCCGGGGCAAGGCAGTGTTTTCTCTATAACCTTAGCAAGAGCGGAACAAGTGGCTCCGGTTGTACAAGTAGCAGCGACAGTGGCGAGCAGTGACATCGAGCACCTTAAAATCTTGTGTGTTGATAATGAACGAGAGATTTTGGTTGGTATGGAGAACCTGATTGGTCGCTGGGGTTGTGAGGTTAAAACGGCAGTTGATTTGGTCGAGAGTTTGAAGTGCCTCGATGGTGACTGGAAACCCGATGTGATTTTTTCTGATTACCGCCTCGATAATGGGCGAACAGGGCTTGAGGTGTTGCAACAGTGTCGCTTGCGCCTTGGAGATTCCTTTGAAGGGGTCATCATTAGTGCCGACAGAACCGATGACATGTTGGCGGCGATAAAGGCCAACAGCTTTAGCTTTATTGCCAAGCCAGTGAAACCGCTAAAACTCAGAGCAGTATTGAATCGCGTGAGTTAG